Within the Hypericibacter adhaerens genome, the region GCGGGCCCTCGCGCAACCCGACCGCCGCGGTGACGCGCTGGCAGGTCTGGTCCGCGGGGGCGCAGGGCGCCAAGCCGCGCTGGCGGGTCTCGTTGCTGCGCTGCCGGGGCGGTCGCACCGGCGATTGGTTGTTGGAGGGATGTCGTGAAACGGGTGGTCTCACTGTGGCTGCCGCATTGGGCGACCGACCGGCTCAAGATCGCGTCGCGGCGCGCTGAGGCGGTCGCGGTTCATCGTGAGGTCCGGCTGGGCAAGGTCCGGCTGAACGAGCCGCGCCTGGATTGGGGCCCGGAATCGGCTCGCCCGCTGGTGACGGTCGCGGCGGCGAACGGCCGCGCGCTCTTGGCCGCGGTCGACGAGCAGGCTTCGGCGGTGGGCCTCATGCCCGGCATGGTGCTGGCCGATGCCCGCGCGCTCATGCCCGATCTCGCGGTGCGGCCGAGCCGGCCCGAGAAGGACGCGGCGGCCCTGGCCCAGCTCGCCGACTGGTGCGCGCGCTTCAGCCCCTGGGTCGCGGTCGACGGCGCCGACGGGCTTCTGCTCGACATCACCGGCTGCGCCCATCTCTTCGGTGGCGAAGCGAAGATGCTCGAGGATCTGGCGCAGCGCCTGCGCCGCTTCGGCTATCAGGCGCGGCTCGCCGTGGCCGACACGCCCGGCGCCGCCTGGGCCGCCGCGCGCTATGCCCGGGGCGCGCGGCCGAAAGATTCCGTGATCCTGCCGCCGGGCGGCACCCGCGAGGCGATCGCGGCCCTGCCGGTCGCCGCCCTGCGCCTCTCGCCGGCCCAGGCCGACGAGCTGGAACGGCTGGGGCTCAAGACCATCGCCGAGCTCTATCCGCTGCCGCGCGCCGGCTTGCTGCGCCGCTTCGGGCCGGAGCCCGCGCGCCGGCTCGACCAGGCGCTGGGGCGGATCGACGAGTCGATCAATCCGCGCCTGCCCGCGAGCCCGCACGAGGCGCGGCTCGCCTTCGCCGAGCCGATCCTCGAGGCGGCGGCGATCGCGGCGGCGCTCGATCGCATGCTGGGCGGGCTCTGCGGCCATCTGGCCTCCGAGCAGCTCGGCGCCCGTCAGCTTCGCCTGGCGCTGTTCCGCGTCGATGGCAGCCTGCAGCATGTCGCGATCGGCACCAGCCGCCCCAATCGCGATCCGCAGGCACTGCGCCGCCTGTTCGCGCCCTCCTTCGACAAGCTCGATCCCGGCTTCGGCATCGAGGCCATGAGCCTGATCGTGACGCAGGCGGAGCCGCTCGAGGACCTGCAGCTCGTGCTGGCCCAGGCCAGGGTTCGTACGCAAGAACAGGCCCGGGCGGACAAGCAGATCCGGACCGGGCCCGCGAAAATCCAGGCGCCGATCGAATCCGCGGAGGTGCTCGAGGAACGAGCCATCGAACGCGCGGTCGACGAGGCGGCGCTCGCGGCCCTGGCTGACCTCTTCGCCAATGGCCGCTTGGGCAACGAGTCCCAGCCGGTGCGCCTGGTGCGGCCCGTGCCGCAGGAAAGCCATCTGCCCGAACGTGCCGTGACGCCGGCGCCGGCCCTGGCCGGCAGGAAAGATCGCTGGAGCGAGGCGGCCCTCGCCGCGGTCCGCCCGGTGCGGCTGCTGCCGCGTCCCGAGCCGCTCGAGACCGACGAGACGGCGCCCGAGCTGCTGCCGGCCTCGTTCCGCTGGCGCGCGCGGCCGCACCGCATCCGTCTCGCCGAGGGGCCCGAGCGCATCGAACCCGAATGGTGGCGGCCGGCGGCCACGAACGTCACCGCCGGCAGCCGCGACTATTACCGCGTCGAGGACAGCGAAGGCCGCCGCTTCTGGCTCTACCACGAGCGCACCGTCTCGCGCTGGTACCTGCACGGGCTGTTCGCATGATCGGACATATCACGCCCGCATCTCCCTCCCCCTACCCCCTCCCGCAAGGGGAGGGGGCGAGAAACAGGAAACAGCAAGCCCCCTCCCCTTGCGGGAGGGGGTAGGGGGAGGGGTGAGCTCGCTCGATATCGCATGACCGACCCTCGAGCCTCCTTCCTTCGCAAGAATCAAACGATCGCCGAACGACGCTTGTGGCAGAAGCTGCAAGCGAAGCGATGCGAGAATCGACGGTTCCGCCGCCAGTTCCGCCTAGCCCCTATGTCGTCGATTTCATCTGCTTGTCGGCCCGGCTGGTCGTCGAGGTCGATGGAGAGTCCCACAATCACACGATCGATCGAGACGTGGAGCGATCACGCTGGCTCGAGAGCCAGGGCTTTCGCGTTGTTCGTTTCACCAATGACGATGTGCGGTATCGGCTCGAAGGGGTAGTGCAGATGATTGCTACCGAGCTCCATGGGGCGCCGAAAGAGGCGGGTTGAGTTTCGAAAGCCAACGCGTGCGGCACCCCTCCCCCTACCCCCTCCCGCAAGGGGAGGGGGCGAGAAACTATCAATATCCAGCCCCCACCCCTTGCGGGAGGGGGTAGGGGGAGGGGCCGCCAGAGATGAGATGCCCGATGCCCTTGTCCTCACCACCCTATGCCGAGCTCGCCTGCGTCACGAACTTCTCCTTCCTGCGCGGGGCATCGCATCCGAGCGAGCTGGTCAAGCAGGCGGCGGAACTGGGGCTGCAGGCGCTCGCGATCGCCGACCGCAACAGCCTCGCGGGCGTGGTGCGCGCGCATGATGCGGCCCGCGAGCTGAAATTCCGCATCATCCCCGGTGCGCGGCTGGTCTTGCGGGACGGGGCGGAGATCGTGGCGCTGCCGACCGATCGCGCCGCCTATGGCCGCCTGTCGCGGCTTTTGACTCTGGGCAAGATGCGGGCCGAGAAGGGCCAGTGCCATCTCGATCTCGACGACCTGCTGGGGCATGGCGCCGGCATGATGCTGATCGTCCTGCCCGGTACCGATCCGGGGCCCTTGGAGGAACTGACCGCCCTCGAATCCCGGCTGCGGCAACTGGCGGCGGCCTTTCCCGGCGCCGTGTTTCTTGCAGGCCAGCATCATTTGCGGGGCAACGACGAGGCCTGGATCGAGCGGCTGAACCGGCTGGCCGAGAGTTGCAACACGCCGCTCGTTGCCAGCAACGACGTGCATTACCACGCGCCCGAGCGCCGCATCCTGCAGGATGTGCTGACCTGCATCCGCGAGGGCTGCACCATCGACGAGGCGGGCTACCGTCTCTTCGCCAATGCCGAGCGCCATCTGAAATCGCCGGCGGAGATGGCGCGGCTCTTCGCGCGCTGGCCCGAGGCGGTCGCGCGCACGGTCGAGATCGCCGAGCGCTGCCGCTTCAGCCTCGACGAGCTGCGTTACGAATATCCCGACGAGCTCACGACCGGGGGCCGCACGCCGCAGCAGGAGCTGGAGAAGCTGGCCCGGGAGGGAGCCCGCTGGCGCTATGCCGGTGGCGTGCCGGAGAAGATCCAGAAGGCGCTGGACCACGAGCTCGCCCTCATCGCCAGCCTCGATTACGCGCCCTATTTCCTCACCGTCTACGATCTGGTGCGTTTCGCGAAGGAGCAGACGCCGCCGATCCTCTGCCAGGGCCGCGGCTCGGCTGCCAATTCCACGGTCTGCTATTGCCTCGGCGTCACCTCGGTCGATCCGGCGACGATCGATCTCCTGTTCGAGCGCTTCATCAGCGCCGAGCGCCGCGAGCCGCCCGATATCGACGTCGATTTCGAGCATGAGCGGCGTGAGGAGGTGATCCAGTATGTCTACCGGAAATACGGCCGCGACCGCGCCGGCATCGCCGCCACGGTGATCTCCTATCGCAGCCGCTCGGCCCTGCGCGAGGTCGGCAAGGCCATGGGCCTCTCGCTCGACCTGGTCGGCGCGCTTTCGGGCCAGGTCTGGGCGCCGACTTATGGCAAGGGCACGAGCTTCCTCGACGAGTCGCGCCTGCGCGAGCACGGATTGGATCCGGCCGATTCCCGTCTGACCCTGACGCTGGCGCTCGCGCGCGAGCTCAAGGGGTTCCCGCGTCATCTCTCGCAGCATGTCGGCGGCTTCGTCATCAGCCGCGGTCTCCTGAGCGAGCTGGTGCCGATCGAGAACGCGGCGATGGCGGACCGTACCTTCATCGAATGGGACAAGGACGACCTCATGGCGCTGGGCCTCATGAAGGTCGATGTGCTGGCGCTGGGCATGCTGACCTGCACCGCCAAGAGCTTCGATCTGTTGCGCCGGCATTACGGCAAGAGCTTCGATCTCGCGACTCTGTCGCCGGACGATCCGACCGTCTATGAGATGCTGGGCCGGGCCGATTCCATCGGCGTGTTCCAGGTCGAGAGCCGCGCGCAGATGACGATGCTGCCGCGGCTCAAGCCCCGGAATTTCTACGATCTGGTGATCGAGGTGGCGATCGTGCGGCCCGGTCCGATTCAGGGCGACATGGTGCATCCTTACTTGCGCCGACGCGACGGCATCGAGCCGGTGAGCTACCCCTCCCGCGAGCTGGAACAGGTGCTAGGCAAGACCCTGGGCGTGCCGCTGTTCCAGGAACAGGCGATGCGCATCGCCATCGTCGCGGCGGGATTCACGCCCGACGAATCCGACCGGCTGCGCCGCGCCATGGCGACCTTCCGCCATGTCGGCACCATCCATATGTTCGAGCGGAAGCTGATCGAGGGCATGGTCGCCAACGGCTATGAGCGCGCGTTCGCGGAACGCTGCTTCAACCAGATCAAGGGATTCGGCGAATATGGTTTTCCGGAGAGCCACGCCGCGAGCTTCGCGCATCTGGTCTATGTCTCGGCCTGGATCAAATGCCATTACCCCGAGATCTTCGCCTGCGCGATCCTCAACAGCCAGCCGATGGGCTTCTACGCGCCGGCGCAGCTCGTGCGCGACGCGATCGAGCATGGCGTCGAGGTGCGGCCCGTCGACGTGAATTTCAGCGAGTGGGATTGTACTCTTGAATTAGGCGCCACGAGCGATGGCCGCTCTTTGTCAGCCGTGAACGACGGCCGCCCCGCCAACCCCGTCGTTCACGGCGAAGGAAGAAGGATCGAGCAGGAGATCATCCAGGGCGGCCAGCCGGCGCCGGGCACGAAGCGGCGGCCCTTGGCGCTGCGGCTCGGATTCCGCCAGGTGAAGGGGCTGGGCCAGGGCGAGATGGAGACGCTGGCGGCGGCGCGCGGCAACGGCTTCGGCGACCCCAATGCGCTCTGGCGGCGCAGCGGATTGCCGGAACGAACGCTGGCGATCCTCGCGCGCGCCGACGCCTTCCGCTCGATGGGGCTCGATCGCCGCGAGGCGCTCTGGGCGGTCAAGGGTCTGCCGTCGGCGCCCTTGCCTTTGTTCGAGGCGAGCCTCGCGGAGGAGCAGGGCGAGGAGGCGGCGGTCGATCTGCCGCGCCTGACCGAGGGCGAGCATGTGGCCGAGGACTATGCCAGCCAGCAATTGTCGCTCAAACGCCACCCGATGGCGCTGCTGCGCGAGGTCATGACGGCGCGGGGCTACCGGCCCTGCGCCCGCCTCAAGGAAACGGCGGACGGCACGACGCTCAGCGTGGCCGGCCTCGTGCTGGTGCGCCAGCGGCCCGGCACGGCGAGCGGCGTGATCTTCGCCACGCTCGAGGACGAGACCGGGATCGCCAACATCGTCATCTGGCCCCGGACCTTCGAGCGCTACCGCCGCGAGCTCCTGGGTTCGAACCTGCTCGGCGTCACCGGCAAGCTGCAGCGCGAGGGCGAGGTGATCCATCTGGTGGCCGACCGCCTGGTCGACCTGACCCGGCACCTGACCGACATGGCCGACCCCGACCTGCCGCCGGCCGCGAGCCTCGCCCGCGCCGACGAGGTCAGGAAGCCCGGCCAGGACGCGCGCAACCGCGAGGTCGGCGAGCGGGCGCGCCAGATCCAGGACCGGTCATACCCGTCGCGGAATTTCCACTGACCTGAAATCTGCCTGCGCGGCCTGGTCGCTCCTCGCCTGAAGGGCCTCGGGATCGTCGGCGTTCGGTGAGATACTATTGTGCTATTGACCCCTAGGCAGAGGTCGATGGAAGACCGATCTGCAAAGGGCGGCCCACGGCCAATCCGGCCGGTGGCGCCATTTTCACCAGGAGCGGAGACGGTCATGAAAGTCACGAGGCGCGGGTCGGCGGCCTGGCAGGGCGGGCTCAAGGACGGCAAGGGCAGCATCTCGACCGAGAGCGGCGCCCTCAAGGCCTATCCCTATGGCTTCGCCAGCCGGTTCGAGGGGCAGAAGGGCAGCAACCCCGAGGAGCTGATCGGCGCCGCCCATGCCGCCTGCTTCACCATGGCGCTGTCGCTGATCCTGGGCGAGGCCAAGCTCACCGCCACGCAGATGGATACCAGCGCCGAAGTCACGCTCGAGCAGGTCGGCGGCAGCTATGCCATCACCTCCTCGAAGCTCACCTTGAAGGCCAAGATTCCCGGCGCCGACAACGCGACCTTCCAGCAGTTGGCGGCGCGGGCCAAGGCCGGCTGCCCGGTCTCCAAGCTGTTCAAGGCCGAGATCACGCTCGACGCCCAGCTGATCCCGTGAGCCGTTCCGGCGGGCGGTATCGCCGCCCGCCTTTCGGCTCGCACGCCCCGCCCGTTTCCCGTTCTTGCAGAAGAGTTCGACGATGAAGATCCTGATGGTGCTGACCTCCCACGACCAGCTCGGCAACACGGGCAAGAAGACCGGCTTCTGGCTCGAGGAGTTCGCGGCGCCCTATTACGTGTTCCGCGATGCGGGGGCGACCGTGACCCTGGCCTCGCCCAAGGGCGGCCAGCCGCCGATCGATCCCAAGAGCGACGAGCCCGGGAACCAGACCGAGGCGACCCGCCGCTTCAAGTCGGACAAGGCCGCGCAGGCGGCGCTGGCCGACACCGTCAAGCTCGGCA harbors:
- a CDS encoding DUF6504 family protein translates to MKRVVSLWLPHWATDRLKIASRRAEAVAVHREVRLGKVRLNEPRLDWGPESARPLVTVAAANGRALLAAVDEQASAVGLMPGMVLADARALMPDLAVRPSRPEKDAAALAQLADWCARFSPWVAVDGADGLLLDITGCAHLFGGEAKMLEDLAQRLRRFGYQARLAVADTPGAAWAAARYARGARPKDSVILPPGGTREAIAALPVAALRLSPAQADELERLGLKTIAELYPLPRAGLLRRFGPEPARRLDQALGRIDESINPRLPASPHEARLAFAEPILEAAAIAAALDRMLGGLCGHLASEQLGARQLRLALFRVDGSLQHVAIGTSRPNRDPQALRRLFAPSFDKLDPGFGIEAMSLIVTQAEPLEDLQLVLAQARVRTQEQARADKQIRTGPAKIQAPIESAEVLEERAIERAVDEAALAALADLFANGRLGNESQPVRLVRPVPQESHLPERAVTPAPALAGRKDRWSEAALAAVRPVRLLPRPEPLETDETAPELLPASFRWRARPHRIRLAEGPERIEPEWWRPAATNVTAGSRDYYRVEDSEGRRFWLYHERTVSRWYLHGLFA
- a CDS encoding error-prone DNA polymerase translates to MPLSSPPYAELACVTNFSFLRGASHPSELVKQAAELGLQALAIADRNSLAGVVRAHDAARELKFRIIPGARLVLRDGAEIVALPTDRAAYGRLSRLLTLGKMRAEKGQCHLDLDDLLGHGAGMMLIVLPGTDPGPLEELTALESRLRQLAAAFPGAVFLAGQHHLRGNDEAWIERLNRLAESCNTPLVASNDVHYHAPERRILQDVLTCIREGCTIDEAGYRLFANAERHLKSPAEMARLFARWPEAVARTVEIAERCRFSLDELRYEYPDELTTGGRTPQQELEKLAREGARWRYAGGVPEKIQKALDHELALIASLDYAPYFLTVYDLVRFAKEQTPPILCQGRGSAANSTVCYCLGVTSVDPATIDLLFERFISAERREPPDIDVDFEHERREEVIQYVYRKYGRDRAGIAATVISYRSRSALREVGKAMGLSLDLVGALSGQVWAPTYGKGTSFLDESRLREHGLDPADSRLTLTLALARELKGFPRHLSQHVGGFVISRGLLSELVPIENAAMADRTFIEWDKDDLMALGLMKVDVLALGMLTCTAKSFDLLRRHYGKSFDLATLSPDDPTVYEMLGRADSIGVFQVESRAQMTMLPRLKPRNFYDLVIEVAIVRPGPIQGDMVHPYLRRRDGIEPVSYPSRELEQVLGKTLGVPLFQEQAMRIAIVAAGFTPDESDRLRRAMATFRHVGTIHMFERKLIEGMVANGYERAFAERCFNQIKGFGEYGFPESHAASFAHLVYVSAWIKCHYPEIFACAILNSQPMGFYAPAQLVRDAIEHGVEVRPVDVNFSEWDCTLELGATSDGRSLSAVNDGRPANPVVHGEGRRIEQEIIQGGQPAPGTKRRPLALRLGFRQVKGLGQGEMETLAAARGNGFGDPNALWRRSGLPERTLAILARADAFRSMGLDRREALWAVKGLPSAPLPLFEASLAEEQGEEAAVDLPRLTEGEHVAEDYASQQLSLKRHPMALLREVMTARGYRPCARLKETADGTTLSVAGLVLVRQRPGTASGVIFATLEDETGIANIVIWPRTFERYRRELLGSNLLGVTGKLQREGEVIHLVADRLVDLTRHLTDMADPDLPPAASLARADEVRKPGQDARNREVGERARQIQDRSYPSRNFH
- a CDS encoding OsmC family protein, whose translation is MKVTRRGSAAWQGGLKDGKGSISTESGALKAYPYGFASRFEGQKGSNPEELIGAAHAACFTMALSLILGEAKLTATQMDTSAEVTLEQVGGSYAITSSKLTLKAKIPGADNATFQQLAARAKAGCPVSKLFKAEITLDAQLIP